From the genome of Ectobacillus sp. JY-23, one region includes:
- a CDS encoding aspartate carbamoyltransferase catalytic subunit produces MNHLLTMADLTEREILNILQDAQDFADGKQLKAKEQIFVANLFFENSTRTRFSFEVAEKRLGLEVLNFAAESSSVQKGETLYDTVKTLEAIGTKAVVIRHQQDQYFEELKDRVGIPILNAGDGCGNHPTQSLLDLLTIQQEFHRFEGLRIVIAGDVRHSRVARSNAQALRKLGAHVDFAGPEQWKDTSMGGHFASLDELLPQADVVMLLRVQHERHERQAEIMGYLEKYGLTKEREQRMKPGSIIMHPAPINRDVEIAGELIECERSRIFKQMENGVYVRMAVLKRALSNILGGVAHELLV; encoded by the coding sequence ATGAATCACTTGTTAACGATGGCAGATTTAACAGAACGAGAGATTTTAAACATTCTGCAAGATGCACAAGATTTCGCTGATGGAAAGCAGCTAAAGGCGAAGGAACAAATCTTTGTTGCAAATCTGTTTTTTGAAAACAGCACGCGAACAAGATTTAGCTTTGAAGTGGCTGAAAAACGCCTTGGACTTGAAGTGCTGAACTTTGCAGCAGAATCCTCGAGCGTACAAAAAGGAGAAACTTTGTACGATACAGTAAAAACATTAGAAGCCATCGGAACAAAAGCGGTTGTTATCCGTCATCAACAAGATCAGTATTTTGAAGAGCTGAAGGATAGAGTAGGTATCCCGATTTTAAATGCGGGGGATGGGTGCGGCAACCATCCAACACAAAGTTTGCTTGATCTACTAACAATTCAACAGGAGTTTCATAGATTTGAAGGTTTGCGAATTGTCATTGCCGGTGATGTACGTCATAGCCGCGTTGCGAGGTCTAACGCACAAGCACTTAGAAAGCTGGGCGCACATGTGGATTTTGCAGGGCCGGAGCAATGGAAGGATACAAGCATGGGAGGTCACTTTGCTTCTCTTGATGAACTGCTGCCACAAGCGGATGTTGTGATGTTATTGCGCGTACAACATGAGCGCCATGAGAGACAAGCGGAAATCATGGGATATCTAGAGAAGTACGGTTTAACAAAAGAACGTGAACAACGTATGAAGCCGGGCAGTATCATTATGCATCCAGCCCCTATTAACCGAGATGTTGAAATTGCAGGGGAATTGATTGAATGTGAGCGATCTCGCATCTTTAAGCAAATGGAAAATGGGGTATACGTGAGAATGGCAGTATTAAAGCGGGCTTTATCCAATATATTAGGAGGGGTTGCACATGAATTACTTGTTTAA
- a CDS encoding solute carrier family 23 protein, with amino-acid sequence MKPVLDVHEIPKPGQWLLLSIQHLFAMFGATVLVPFLTGLNPAVALITSGIGTLTFLIITKGQMPSYLGSSFAFIAPIIAAKAAGGPGAAMVGSFLAGLVYAVVAIMIKKTGSGWVMKMLPPIVVGPVVMVIGLALASTAVSMAMNDTEGKYSITNFTVALVTLTITIVCSIFARGFFSIVPVLIGIIGGYIFAYSQGLVNLKPVAEAKWFTIPEFTIPFVTYTPSVTMQLVLLMVPIAIVTISEHIGHQVVLGNVIERDLFEKPGLHRSLLGDGAATMVAALLGGPPSVTYGENIGVLAITRAYSVYIFAGAAAMAIAFGFIGKISALISSIPTAVMGGISILLFGVIAASGLRMMVEDKTDLGDKRNLIIASVILVLGIGGAVLHIGKSFAVEGMALAAIIGVILNMVLPKHTKEKVHMQKKIS; translated from the coding sequence ATGAAACCAGTACTAGATGTACATGAGATACCAAAGCCAGGACAATGGTTACTACTTAGTATACAACACCTGTTCGCAATGTTTGGTGCAACCGTTCTTGTACCGTTTCTAACCGGTTTGAATCCGGCTGTTGCGCTTATCACAAGTGGGATTGGAACGCTTACATTTTTAATCATCACCAAAGGACAAATGCCATCTTACCTAGGTTCATCGTTTGCTTTCATCGCGCCGATTATCGCTGCGAAAGCTGCTGGAGGACCAGGAGCTGCAATGGTGGGAAGCTTCCTAGCGGGACTTGTGTATGCGGTCGTAGCAATTATGATTAAAAAAACTGGGTCTGGCTGGGTCATGAAAATGTTACCGCCAATCGTAGTGGGACCGGTAGTTATGGTGATTGGTTTAGCCCTTGCAAGTACAGCAGTCAGCATGGCTATGAATGATACGGAAGGGAAATATAGTATAACAAACTTCACGGTTGCACTGGTTACACTGACAATAACAATCGTCTGCTCAATTTTTGCAAGAGGATTTTTCAGCATCGTACCAGTACTAATCGGTATTATCGGTGGTTATATCTTTGCCTATTCACAAGGTTTAGTAAACTTAAAGCCGGTTGCTGAAGCAAAATGGTTTACGATTCCGGAGTTCACAATCCCATTCGTAACCTATACACCCTCTGTGACGATGCAGCTTGTTCTCTTGATGGTTCCAATCGCAATTGTAACTATTTCAGAGCACATTGGTCACCAGGTGGTACTCGGAAATGTTATTGAAAGAGATTTATTTGAAAAACCAGGGTTACATCGCTCTTTATTGGGGGACGGAGCAGCAACGATGGTAGCTGCACTGCTTGGTGGTCCACCAAGTGTCACATACGGAGAAAACATCGGTGTGTTAGCAATTACGAGAGCATACAGTGTATATATATTCGCTGGTGCAGCAGCTATGGCCATTGCGTTTGGCTTTATCGGAAAAATTTCCGCACTTATTAGTTCGATTCCGACAGCTGTTATGGGAGGGATCAGTATCCTGTTGTTCGGTGTTATTGCTGCAAGCGGATTGCGCATGATGGTAGAAGATAAAACGGATCTTGGTGACAAGCGCAACTTAATTATAGCTTCTGTCATTCTAGTTCTAGGTATTGGCGGCGCGGTTCTTCACATTGGAAAGTCCTTCGCGGTTGAAGGGATGGCACTCGCTGCTATAATCGGTGTGATTTTAAATATGGTGTTGCCAAAGCATACAAAAGAAAAAGTACACATGCAAAAGAAAATATCATAA
- the pyrR gene encoding bifunctional pyr operon transcriptional regulator/uracil phosphoribosyltransferase PyrR produces the protein MEAKAIVLDEQMIRRALTRVSHEIVERNKGVENCVLVGIKTRGLFVAQRLAERIQQIEGTTMPVGELDITLYRDDLTLKDSDPLVKGSDIPVDITNKKVILVDDVLYTGRTVRAAMDALVDIGRPSQIQLAVLVDRGHRELPIRADYVGKNIPTSSDERIVVALTEVDQEDKVSIFEQ, from the coding sequence ATGGAAGCAAAAGCAATTGTGTTGGATGAACAAATGATTCGTCGTGCACTCACACGAGTTAGCCATGAGATTGTAGAGCGAAACAAAGGTGTAGAAAATTGTGTGCTCGTTGGTATTAAAACAAGAGGACTTTTTGTGGCACAGCGCTTGGCAGAGCGAATTCAACAAATTGAAGGAACTACGATGCCGGTGGGAGAGCTGGATATTACATTGTATCGAGACGACCTAACGTTAAAGGATTCTGATCCACTTGTAAAAGGATCAGATATACCAGTGGATATTACCAATAAAAAAGTAATTCTGGTTGATGATGTACTATATACAGGTAGAACAGTACGAGCTGCGATGGATGCACTCGTTGATATTGGTCGACCGTCACAAATTCAACTTGCTGTACTGGTGGATCGTGGGCACCGCGAATTGCCAATTCGTGCAGACTATGTCGGAAAAAACATCCCAACGTCAAGTGATGAACGGATTGTGGTGGCATTAACTGAAGTAGATCAAGAAGATAAAGTAAGTATATTTGAACAATAA
- a CDS encoding RluA family pseudouridine synthase: MEHIVLQVTEEQKGGRLDKVLAEVNNEWSRSQVQQWIKDGAVTVNGQGVKGNYKAKAGDEITVVIPEAEPLDVVPEEMDLDIYYEDQDVLVVNKPSGMVVHPAPGHTTGTLVNGLMAHCTDLSGINGVMRPGIVHRIDKDTSGLLMVAKNDMAHESLVNQLVAKTVTRRYKAIVHGVIPHDTGTIDAPIGRDKHDRQSMTVEENGKHAVTHFHVLERFKDFTFVECQLETGRTHQIRVHMKYIGYPLAGDPKYGPKKTLDLNGQALHAGILGFIHPRTEQYLEFEAPLPQEFEETLDKLRRQS; this comes from the coding sequence ATGGAGCATATTGTATTGCAGGTAACAGAAGAACAAAAAGGCGGACGTTTAGATAAAGTTCTTGCTGAAGTAAACAACGAATGGTCTCGTTCGCAAGTTCAACAGTGGATTAAAGACGGAGCTGTCACAGTTAATGGTCAGGGTGTAAAAGGGAATTATAAGGCTAAGGCAGGAGATGAAATCACAGTTGTGATACCGGAAGCTGAGCCTCTAGATGTCGTGCCTGAAGAAATGGATTTAGATATCTATTACGAGGATCAAGATGTGCTTGTTGTAAATAAGCCAAGTGGTATGGTGGTGCATCCGGCACCGGGCCACACAACAGGAACGCTTGTGAACGGTTTGATGGCGCATTGTACGGATTTATCAGGTATTAATGGTGTGATGCGTCCTGGTATTGTCCACCGAATTGATAAAGATACGTCAGGTCTTCTTATGGTGGCTAAAAATGATATGGCGCATGAATCACTTGTAAATCAGCTTGTTGCCAAAACGGTAACAAGACGGTATAAAGCAATTGTGCACGGAGTTATCCCGCACGATACAGGTACAATTGATGCACCAATTGGTCGCGATAAACACGATCGTCAAAGCATGACTGTAGAGGAAAACGGAAAGCATGCGGTCACGCATTTTCATGTGTTAGAGCGTTTCAAAGATTTCACATTTGTGGAATGTCAACTTGAGACGGGACGTACCCATCAAATTCGTGTTCACATGAAGTATATTGGTTATCCATTAGCTGGTGACCCTAAATATGGTCCTAAGAAAACACTCGATCTTAATGGTCAAGCATTACATGCAGGAATTCTTGGTTTTATTCATCCAAGAACAGAACAATATTTAGAGTTTGAAGCACCATTACCGCAAGAATTTGAAGAAACTTTGGATAAATTACGTAGACAGTCTTGA
- the lspA gene encoding signal peptidase II produces MIYYAIALIVIFIDQVSKWIVLKNMELGESIPIIHDVLYITSHRNRGAAWGILQNQMWFFYVITVVFIIAVIYYMQKYTKTDKLLGVALGLILGGAIGNFIDRVIHKEVVDFIHTYIFSYNFPVFNVADSALCIGVALLFIQTLLEGKKKE; encoded by the coding sequence ATGATTTATTATGCGATTGCGTTAATTGTAATTTTTATCGACCAAGTATCAAAGTGGATTGTCTTAAAAAACATGGAACTGGGCGAGAGTATTCCCATTATTCATGATGTTTTGTACATAACGTCGCATCGAAATCGTGGAGCTGCTTGGGGTATTTTGCAAAATCAAATGTGGTTTTTTTACGTAATTACAGTTGTGTTTATCATTGCGGTAATTTACTATATGCAAAAATACACAAAAACAGACAAGTTGTTGGGTGTGGCGTTAGGTCTTATTTTAGGCGGAGCCATTGGTAATTTTATTGATCGGGTAATACATAAAGAAGTTGTGGATTTTATTCATACGTATATCTTCTCTTATAACTTCCCGGTCTTTAATGTCGCAGATTCCGCATTGTGTATTGGTGTAGCGCTTTTATTTATTCAAACGCTACTGGAAGGGAAGAAAAAGGAGTAG
- a CDS encoding molecular chaperone DnaK — MNAAYDDIRKELELIREELQSRLQKEKASYYTEMSEELFGVVREEERKKKTVLHHIQADLKDVEHALAKIDLGIYGICEDTHDVIPIEQLRIMPTARTIYEFSYERLTV; from the coding sequence GTGAATGCAGCTTATGATGACATCAGAAAAGAGTTGGAATTAATACGCGAAGAATTACAGTCGCGCCTGCAAAAAGAGAAGGCCTCCTATTATACAGAAATGAGTGAAGAGCTATTTGGTGTTGTAAGGGAAGAGGAGCGTAAGAAAAAGACCGTTCTTCATCATATACAAGCGGATTTGAAGGATGTAGAACACGCCCTAGCAAAAATCGATTTGGGTATATATGGTATATGTGAGGATACGCATGATGTAATTCCTATTGAGCAACTTCGTATTATGCCGACAGCACGTACTATATATGAGTTTTCTTACGAACGCTTAACGGTATGA